gatgtatctgtttgtttctcatttttcctaaaatgaaaatatattgcttgcgtaataaaaaatattcaagggGATAAGAAGGAAAGGCCTGTTTCTCCTGTCTTGGAGACGAACCCGGTTGCCATGGAGACTGGACGGTTGTCAAGGCCGCGATTGGCTGGCGAGGGTGCGGGATGCAGGATCCCGGGCTTCCTGGGAGCTGAGGCTGGCGCAGCTGTCAGACCGCACTGCGGAGCCCAGTGCCAGCATGGACGGGGTGGACGTGTGGGCCAGCACCCTGGCCCAGCTGATGGCCAAGAGGAAACCCCAGGACACCTGGGAGCTGGTCCCTGAGGAGAACCTGGCATCCGGGCATGTGGAGGGCGGTGGTTTCCAGTACCGGCTGAGGGGGCTTTCCAGGTGCGTGGCAGTGGGCAGGGGCCTTGATGGGtcactgggaggggaggggctgaagcTGCTTAACCCCCAGCTCGGTCGGCCTTGAGTCTGGAGGCTGGGCTGCCGCCGACCGGCCCTCATGGTCCAGGAGGGATCATACACCCAGCCGGCTCTTGGCCCCCAGCAGGTAGGTGGGCCGGAGGAAgtggggggctgggagccacCTCTGTTCAGTCCCTCAGTGCTAGCCACCCCAGTGCAGAAGCGGGGGCGGGGCATATGCCGGGGTGTGACTTGGCCACCCTGGCGTGAGAGCCTTGTTTGCTTGAGGCAGCATCTTCTGGTTTCCATGGCAGCAGAGCCAGCCAGAGCCGGGTAGGGGCAGGTGTCTGTGCTCACGCCCAGCCTGCAGAGGGGCCTGAGGAGGGGGTGCTGAGTCGTGCCCAAACAggcacaggcccagagagggggagcAGTGTCTGGACTGGGCTGCGGGCCAGGCAGGGGCCTGGCTGGGAACCCCAGTGTTGTGGGGGGTCCCTGGGTGAGCCCTGTTCCTCACTGTCATGGTGACAACAGTGGGGACAGGCCAGGTCTACAGGGACCCCACCTAGCCAGGCATCCCTGGCCTTCCAGAGGCCGGCAGGGAGGGGGGCCAGTGGGGGATGAGGCCTCATGGACAGGTCACTGTGGGGACTCTGGGCAGCCACATTTTGACACAGATGCCACAGCTCCTGGTGTCTGAAATCCCTGGGGCGAGGTGTCTAGTGGGAGGCTGGGTTCCCCAGGTATTAGGAGAAtcagcagccccctgccccctgcccctgccctgtgtCTGAGAAGCACCTGTTCCCACAGCCAAGCCGGAGCTGCCTTCAGTGGTAGAGGAGGGTCACAAACACCGTTCCCTTGCCTTTCAGCTTTCCTACAGATAGAAAGACCAGGGAGCGGGTTGGGTGGGGCACAAGGGACCGTGCCACGTTCTGCAACACGGTAGCCGCTGGCCACAGGTGGCCTTCGGTTACACTGAAATGAAGCTGAAAGTTCAGCTCCCCAGGGAGCTCGCCGAGTCCAGCCCCACCTATGGCTGTGGGCTGCAGGCTGGGCGCGCACAGATGGAGTCTGTCCTCACTGTCACAGAAAGTTCCATGGGATGGCACTGCCTGCGAGATGCTGGGCGGGCTTCCAGTGTGCATGTGGTTGCTCGTCCGTGACCTAAGGGTCTTGGAGAAGGGGCCCACCTCCTGGCCCTGGGGCACATGGCCCCAGAGGCTCCAGACTGGTACCTTCTTCAGCCCCAGGGTGCATGGCAGTCTTGCTCGCAGGTTTGGAGCCAGAGCAGACCTGTCCAAGGGGCTCGCTTACCATCGTCCTGGGagcccccagccctcctggcTCTCCCCCACCTTCCATGCCCTGAGATTCCCCCGCCCATGCTAGCTCACCTTTTCTCCGTGGGGATAGGGCTCTTCCTGCCAGGGCCTCCCCTcatttctctgctcagcatggagacaCCTTCTGCCCCCCTCACAGGACCCATAGGACTGTCTTTGGCTCTTGACATGTCCTCAGGGCAGTGAAGCCTGAGCCACAACACAAAAGGGCAGCAGGTGGCAGCAGCAGGGGAGTGACCTCCCACAGGGGTCAGGCCAGTCTTTGCCATCCAGTGGGCTTTTGGTACGAAACTCATAGAAAGGGGTTTGCTTTTCAGCTTTCCTGATGATGTGCTACAGGCGAGGGTTGTGCACCTGTGGGAGGGGTCTCGGGTGAAGGAGCTCCTGCTGGGCCAGCCCCCAACCTGGCCAGGGGCAAGGGCCGTTCCTGCCAGTCTGCTCATGGCtgtctctgtcctccccacccccaggctccagTGTGGCCACTGCCAGTGGGGCTGGTCCTCAGCCCACGTGCACATCCTCTTCCAGGCATGCTTGGACGAGGACAGCCGCCTGGGGCTGGTGAAGATGCGCATCTGGGGCCAGCGGTGCCGGCTCTGCCCGCCGGGCACTGGGGGTGATTGCCAGGTGAGCCTTCTGAACGTGCGGCTCTTTCTCAACAAGCTGGTCCCGGTCATCCTGCAGAAGTGCTATGGGGAGAGCCTCAGCTCTGACCAGTGCCCCGAGATCTGCTTCGGGGAGCGCTGTGAGGCCTGCGATCTGGGCGTCTGCTTCTTCCAGAAGCCCCCAGATCCAGCCTGGGGGCCTGAGGTCAGGAGCACCCCCACCATCAAGGGCAGGTACACCTTGTACGGAGAGGATGGCGTGGCCACCCCCGCTGCCGGCAAGCAGCTGCTCACCCTCGGCAGTGGGCCCGTGGTCGACCGTGCCAGGGGCTACACCCCCAACTCCATTACCATCCCGCTGTCGGTGTCCGACTTCATCAGGAACCCGATTTCTGAGAGCAGCAACTTCTTCAGCCAAGATGATGACATCGTCACCGTCCCCTTCTCCCTCGTGCATGTGCATAGGGACCAGGGGCACGTCGGCCCCAGCTCGGGCTACCCTCCAGCGGCCGACCCCCACGCACCACTTATCATCGCCAAGGGCTCCATCTACTTGCCAACCAGGTCCACGGCCACGCCCAAGCGCAGAGGCCTCCTGGTAAACATCAAATGCCCCATCTTCCATGGCAGAGGCCTCCTTATCAGCAGCATCAAGCCCTTCCAGCTGAAAGGCTTCATCTTCAAAGGCCGGGGCTCCATCTCCAGCCCCACCGACCCTGAGAAGGGCCTGGGCTCAGTCCCCAGTGCTGCTGGAAACGACCCCCCACCGGTGTCCTATATCATTGGCCTCACGGATGATGGGGAGGGCTCCGTCACCTTCCCCTCGTCTTTGGCAGACCTCATCAGAGACAACTCCATCCCCGGCGTTGACGGCTGCGTCACCTTCCCCTTCATCTTTACGGATGAAGACAAAGGCAAGAATGCTCCTGCCAATACCCCACAAGGCAAGGAGGAGGGTGGTGGTAACGGCCCTGTCCCTGCCGGCCAGGATCCTCTCCCAGGCACCCATGCCCGTAGACCTGTCACCATCAGCGAGGGCTCCATCAGCATCCCCTTCTCCGTCTTCAACCTCATAAGACACAAGGGCCCTGGCTCCATCGCCAGTGGCCGCCGGAGCAGTGGCCTGGCCATGCATGGCTATGACAAGAAGATGATGCAGCCGAGGGCCAGGCTCAGCGGGTCTGGCTCCGATCCCGGCTGGGAGGAGGACTTCTGCTGGGATGACGACTGCTGCGCGCCGCGTTTCGACCCCTATGAAGAAGTGTGGATCTGGGTGTCCATGACTGTCTGTGTCCTCTGGATCATGTACCTGTACAAGTTCAGCCCCTGATGGCCACCGCAAGCCTGACGCTGCCTGCCAGTGTCTCCCCGTGCCCCTCAGCCGCAGAGCAGCGGgaccctctgcccctgcccgcAACCCCAGGGCCCCCAACCCACCCCTGCCCGCCCTCCCCGAGCTGAGCCTGGACCCACAGCCTTCTCCTGCAcccctgcttctgtgtgtgtAGTCTCCTGATGGGAGTTGTGGCTTCATGGACGTCCACACCGTGATTATCTGCCAAGCTGCCCACCTGGGGTCCAggcgtgtgtctgtgtgagtgttATGgtccaataaaataaaagttaaaaggagaaaaacaacagTGTGCCTGTGCTGCGAGGAAGCTGGCCCCCAGGAGAAGGTTTTTAGGTGGGAGGGTGTGCTGTGCACATCACTGTCCCCCGTCGGCCCCTGTGGGGAGTGGGTCACATGCACTTCTTCCCCTGACAGCTTCTGGATTTCTGGCCAGGGGTGACGGGACAGGACATCCAGGCCAGCCTCCCCTTCAGCAGCGTTCCTGTGTGCATCCATGGGATTTTCCTGGGTGCTCCCTGGGGAATGATTAAAGCCCCCCTTGAGCCTGGGTTGGTGACCCCCCAGCATGCATCTTTCCCGAAGCTGTTCCCCCTGAACCGTGGCCAAGAAGACATATCCCACCCAGAGGGCAGGGGCCGAGACACAGCCCTGCCAGTCCCCAGGATCCTGGACCCCTCCAGCACTGGTGTGGTTTGAGAAGGGCTGTCTGTGCCAGAAGTCAGAGCCCTCCTGTCCGTCAGTCACACTCTGGATTTCTACCTTCAAAGGCCAGACAGCCCACTTCCACAGGGTGGGAGTTGGGCTGCATGGCTCCCAGCAAGGTGGGTCAGTGGGCATGACCCTGTCAGGTCACCACACCCTCTTCCTTTAGGCCTGACCTGGCCCCCCAGCACCTCAGGTAGGTGGGGCCGGGTCTGGAGGGACCCCAGGGTCAGACAAGAGGGTCTGGGGAAGCCTTGCTTTGTGGGGAGGGGTGAGTGTACGGAGACCTCTGTCCAGGGCTCTCTGTCCAGCTGCCCTGAGCCTGACCTGGATCCTGCAGGACCctgctgggggaggcagggaagaccTAAATCCAGACTCTCCATGTCCCTGTCTACACTGGGTGAGACCCTCACTGTAAGGCCAGGACCCACCACCTACCTTCAGGGTCCTGTCTACACCAAGTGAGAACCCTCTGTCCTCGAGCAGGTAGCATCTTCCCACCATGGGTGTCCTGTCCACACTGGGGGTGAAGACCGAATTGGGTGGCTAGGTAGAGGTGTGTCTGATTAGGAAGGTCCCACGTGGCCTGGCTTTGTCTGGTCCCCACACAGCGGTCCCTGCGCAGATCACTGGCTTTCCCTGGAAATGGCTGTTTGGGGGGGAACTGTGGCCACCGTGGGCACTGCAGCTGGGCTTTCTCCTGAGACAATCTGTCCGCAGTCACAGGGGTCCCAGGACAGGACAGACCCCACCCATCCTGGGGAGCACCCCTTTGGGCCTGCAGGTGGAGACCTTCCTGACCCTCGCCCAGAACCTGAGAGGGGCTCCTCAGAggacctgcccctcccctcagagGGCCCCCTCTGGCTCACTTTCTGCAGATCAGGGACCCTGCCCACCAGGGccgccctggggagggggctaaTATCTGTCTCCCGCCTGGTGTCTTTTGTTTGAAGGACCCAAGCCTGTCAGCTCTGGTAGGAGTAAGGACGTGTGGGTCGGCCTGGTCTCTCCGCCCTGCTGGCTGCATTGGGCCCTTCCTACCTCCAACCCCTTCTCCAGCTCCCAGACCCTTCCTtcagcccccgcccctcccccttccttcagccccctctccctcctccagccccctctccctcctccagccccctctccctcctccagcccttggTCCCCGGCTGCCCCTAACCCCTCCTCCAGCCACAGCCCCcatcctctcctccagccccgtCCCCTCCtccagacaccccccccccccccccgccccgtcccttcccctgtccctcccctccttcctccagccccagccccctccgCCAGACCCTGGGCTCCTGCGCCGGTCCTGGCCCCGTGCGCTGTCCTGCGGCGCCCCCGTGTGGTCGCTGGCTGGCAGCGCAGCCCAGAAATGGGGGATCTATTGCAGCTGTCTTAactgtttcagtttcctcagttTTGTTAAAATCCAGCAAACTCCATTCGCCATCAGCATCATTAACATTAGTCTTTATGAGTAGTTAAATTTCATTAAGTCATTAAGAATTAATTCATGAAGAATTAAGTttcatcagggcgcctgggtgactcggttgatTAAGCGGAtttctgactcttgctttcagctcaggtggtgatctctgGTCATGGGATCCTGGAATTGTGGGATCGTGGGATTGTGGGATCGTGGGATCGTGGGatcgtgggatagagccctgcgttggctccctgttcactggggcgtctgcttgggattctccctcttcctctgcccctccctgcactcatATGCCTGCGCAcactctctatcaagtaaataaaatcttttaaaagaaaattaagtttcatTAATAAAACCAAGAGCAAATGCAGTAGACGCACTTGTTGGGTGGCAGACCGATATGTAAACAGATCAGGTATTTTGAGTGCCACGTCTACCTTCATAATCACGGGAGACCTCAGGCTTACAGACATCAGTTAAAATGCCAAGGGCAAGCCTGGGACTCAAATCTAGGACAGCCTACACCTGAGCCCACACCTGAGCCCACACCTGAGCCCACACCTGGACCCACACCTGAACCCACACCTGAGCCCACACCTGAGCCCACACCTGAGCTCATATCTGAGCCCACACTTGAGTCTACACCTGAACCCACTCTGAAGCCCACACCTGAGCCCACACCTGGACCCACACCTGAACCCACACCTGAGCCCACACCTGAGTCCACACCTGAGCTCATATCTGAGCCCACACTTGAGTCTACACCTGAACCCACTCTGAAGCCCTCACCTGAGTCCACACCTGAACCCACATCTGAGTCCACACCTGGACCCACACCTAAGTCCACACCTGAGCCCACACCTAAGTCCACACCTGAGCCCACACCTGAGTCCACACCTGAACCTACTCTGGAGCCTCACCTGAGTCCACACCTGAACCCACACCAGAGCCCACACCTGAGCCCACACTGGAGCCCTCACCTGAACCTGTACTTGAGTCTGCACCTGATTCCACACCTGTCTCTAGTACAGCCTGAATGATCAGGTTGGGCCTAATTCAGTATGATGTAGCAGTAACTATTTTTGGGAACTCAGTTGGTAATGGAGACACAGAATGTATACaacgttttatttttatttatttattttttttgtatacaacattttatttatttttttattttattttttttaagaaattagtgttttgttttttttttttaaagattttatttatttgtcagagagagaggagagcgagcgagcacaggcagacagaatggcaggcagaggcagagggagaagcaggctccccgccaagcaggagcccgatgtgggactcgatcccaggacgctgggatcatgacctgagccgaaggcagctgcttaaccaactgagccacccaggcgtccctgtatacAACATTTTAAAGAGAACCAAAGGCAATCACATTTTAAGTGGAATTATTGTTAGTTCAGCCAAAGTTGGGGCCTCAAAGTGTGAACAGTTTCCTGATTTTTGCTAAATGTTCTAGTGAGGGAATGAATCACACTTCCTGCATCCTGGGCAGTGGGCACAGTGATATGAACTTCTCAAGCTGGGAGGAAGAAGCAAGAGCCTGTGTGTTGAGGGAGGACTTCAAGGAGGTCACctgcagggcaggaggaagggggctcCACCAAACAGACCCGGATTAGCTGGGGACCCAGAACAGTCATGTCCTACGCCTGGACACAGTGCTCAGAGCATGTCCCATCACGTGGCTGGATCCTGCAGGTCCCACACGCCCTCGCCCTCGCCGGCAGCAGGCAGCTGGGACCCCACTCAGCACACAGCAACAGCTGGGTTCCTGATTTTGAGCCGCCGCACCTGAAATGctcttcttttatgttttctctgaGTTGAAAAGGTCAGAGGACAATTTGTTGACTTAGATTAGAAAACACATCTACCGTATGGTCCAGCTGTTCTCATCAGCAAGTGTAGGCTGACATTGCTTCCCAGCAAATTCTAGAATTCTATCATTGTAATCCCAAAAGGGCTGGGTGAGTTTGGGGGCAGGCAGATCAAGCCCTTCCCTGGCCAGGGTGGGGCAAGGCCCCAAGCACTCAAGACAGGGTGGGCTTGCCTCCAGGCAGAGCTCCTGGGGTGCTCACAGGAAACACACACTTAGTACTGCTCCTGGTCTGAACTGTTGCCCCTATTTTTATTAGGAGAGTCACATGAAGAGTTCAAACCCCGGGAAGTGGAGGGTTCGGGAGCTGTGTCTGCCCTCTGCTTCTGGATGTCACTGGGGTGTTTGCTGTGTATCTGCCTAGAGTTTCTACTTTACACCTTCCTGCAGCACTATTATCCTCAGATCATGACAAAAAGGGACTTTGTGTGTCCTTTCAATGTCAGAGTAATTCTTCACTGAGCATGAGTCTGGAACAGCTGAGTCCCCTCCTGCACCGGCTCAGCCACCCTGCCACCTGAACCTGCCTGGATTTTTGACTTTTCCCGGTGATGACCCAGGGCCTGCAGGACTGGGCTTGGCTTCAGGGCAAGGACAGAAAGATGGCATCGTGCTTCTTTTAAATACAAGAAGAACATCATGAAAGTGACACACACTTATTATTgaaaaagaggaaagcagagacaCAGCCCTCTCCGCCGCACACCAAGACCGCTCATCCTCCCAATCCTGATCTTCCCAGCGGCTCGGGGGTGCAGGGAAGCGTGCGGTGGAGCACCAACCCCTTGATGTCCCGATACCCTCCTGAAGAGCCTGCCAGGAGCCCACTCAGAATGCTGAGACCGTTAGCCCAGACCAGAGGCCCTGGGGTAGCAGCAGTGGGGAAGGCCGTGAGTGATGCAGCCGGCGAGTGGGGCTTCATTCCTTCCTGATGTGTGGGGGAGTGGGTGCTGCCCTATGACAGGCTTCCCAAAGTTGGCCTTCCCCCTGCAAGGAATGGCTGGCTGGAGCTTGGCCATAAGATCCCGGCCAGACAGCAGGGCCCATTATGGAGCCCAGGCAGCCTGCTGTCCCCAACCAGGGTCCAGGTGGTCCGGCAACCCAGCCTGAGGCCACAGTCAGGTCTTCCCAAGAGGCCGAGGGCAGGACAGGCTGCGGGACTGGCGGCTGGAGCCAGGAGCCACCAGGACCAGCACAGGTGTGAGGGGCCGTGGCTGGGCCACATTTTCTCTGGGCCTTGGCTGTGTGGCCTCTTTGTGGACAAGGTCGCAGCTGGTCTGTGGGTATCAGAGGTGGGGATGGGTGACCACAGCTGTGCTGACTGCAGACCCTAAATCCGTGACTCAGCCTGAGGGCAGCAGGGTGGCATGTCCCTCACAGGGGCCGTGAACTGCTCTGTGaggatccctgctgagccccTGATCTGTTAGGAGGGTGAAGCTGTGCCTCCTGGTGCCCCGTCTGGATGGAGGGAGAATGTTTCCCCCGAACCAGTGGCCACAGTCATGGGACAGGCCCTGGCTCTGTCTTTCCCCTTTagttctgctcatttttctttgtatattttgagacTCTGTTATCAGGTTCATAAATAGttgggatttttatgttttcctgaaAGATGGTCTTTTGGCCCTCTGTTCCTCTGGTGAGACCACTTAGCCTGACAGCATTCCACGGAAGCTTCCTTATGCTGGGTTCTGCAGGGCATATCTGTCTCTCCTTCAAACATTTAACCTGTGtccttatgtttcttttttaactttcttcttttttaaaaaagatccatttgttttagagagagagagctcagtggggaggggtctatggggaaggggggaagaaTCTGAGGCAGACCCCATACCAGGGGCAGAGCTGGATGCCAGGCTCAACCCTACAACCCTGCTATtatcacctgagccgaaattaagagttcGAGGGTCAATcatcaaccgactgagccacccaggtgcccatctgtGTCTTCATGTTTTATATATCGTCAGGTTTGCTGTTCGTCTGACAGTCTCTgtcttatatttgttttctccCTTCGCATTGTATACAGTTACTGATATGGTTGTCTATGAACTCTAGGACCAAACTGTTCCCAGGGAAGGGGCCCTCAGCCTCAGGCAGGGGTGCTGCCCATGAAGGAGAGGGGGCAATGGGGGGTTGTCAGCCCCTGGTGAGGGGAAGGGGTGATGGGGGGTCAGCCCCCTGGTGAGATGGTCCATCAGTTGGGATCGGGGGAGCCCAGGGGATACTTTGCGCTGGGGTGTGGAGGGCTGTGGACAGAGGCCCTTTCGCTGGTCCTTGGTGGGAGGGGACAGTTCCAGCTTTACTTTGAATCCCTGGAGCCTCTAGAGTGAATGGCTGTGTTTCTGGGTTTAAAGGATGAGAAAGGCTCGAGGACAAACCAGTAGCtggtgaggaaggaagggaccATCTGGCTTCTGGCCTGTCAGAGGCATGTGGGGACATGCAGACTGTGGCCACGCTCCCTCAGTCTGTCTCACATGCAGCGCTGCTTGGTTCCATTGCCTATAGTGAATCTGGCACAATTGGATGCAGGGTATGGGATGCTTTCCGAGGCTGTGGCCAGTGTGAGCAGCCCAGCAAGCCGGGCTCTTTAGAACGAGCTGCAGACCTGGTGGAACGGCTTCAGAGAGCAGGAAAGAGGGTGCCCGTCAGTACCCTGCAGGGTCAAGGCACCTCTCCCCTGTGCACTTGGCACCCAACGATTGTGTGCGGGAGCACTTGGTGGGAGCACTCAGAGTGGCCAGCACATGGTG
Above is a genomic segment from Lutra lutra chromosome 3, mLutLut1.2, whole genome shotgun sequence containing:
- the RTP5 gene encoding receptor-transporting protein 5 isoform X2, yielding MRIWGQRCRLCPPGTGGDCQVSLLNVRLFLNKLVPVILQKCYGESLSSDQCPEICFGERCEACDLGVCFFQKPPDPAWGPEVRSTPTIKGRYTLYGEDGVATPAAGKQLLTLGSGPVVDRARGYTPNSITIPLSVSDFIRNPISESSNFFSQDDDIVTVPFSLVHVHRDQGHVGPSSGYPPAADPHAPLIIAKGSIYLPTRSTATPKRRGLLVNIKCPIFHGRGLLISSIKPFQLKGFIFKGRGSISSPTDPEKGLGSVPSAAGNDPPPVSYIIGLTDDGEGSVTFPSSLADLIRDNSIPGVDGCVTFPFIFTDEDKGKNAPANTPQGKEEGGGNGPVPAGQDPLPGTHARRPVTISEGSISIPFSVFNLIRHKGPGSIASGRRSSGLAMHGYDKKMMQPRARLSGSGSDPGWEEDFCWDDDCCAPRFDPYEEVWIWVSMTVCVLWIMYLYKFSP
- the RTP5 gene encoding receptor-transporting protein 5 isoform X1, which produces MDGVDVWASTLAQLMAKRKPQDTWELVPEENLASGHVEGGGFQYRLRGLSRLQCGHCQWGWSSAHVHILFQACLDEDSRLGLVKMRIWGQRCRLCPPGTGGDCQVSLLNVRLFLNKLVPVILQKCYGESLSSDQCPEICFGERCEACDLGVCFFQKPPDPAWGPEVRSTPTIKGRYTLYGEDGVATPAAGKQLLTLGSGPVVDRARGYTPNSITIPLSVSDFIRNPISESSNFFSQDDDIVTVPFSLVHVHRDQGHVGPSSGYPPAADPHAPLIIAKGSIYLPTRSTATPKRRGLLVNIKCPIFHGRGLLISSIKPFQLKGFIFKGRGSISSPTDPEKGLGSVPSAAGNDPPPVSYIIGLTDDGEGSVTFPSSLADLIRDNSIPGVDGCVTFPFIFTDEDKGKNAPANTPQGKEEGGGNGPVPAGQDPLPGTHARRPVTISEGSISIPFSVFNLIRHKGPGSIASGRRSSGLAMHGYDKKMMQPRARLSGSGSDPGWEEDFCWDDDCCAPRFDPYEEVWIWVSMTVCVLWIMYLYKFSP